A region from the Solibacillus sp. FSL H8-0523 genome encodes:
- a CDS encoding LCP family protein, with protein sequence MEEQTRQTRHHKKKKFRTGRFIFTVLLILIISLLGYSYWQFKEGQELATDTKIPVENFDPDEKHPTIENYLILGVDTRGEEKSRSDTMMMLSWNRETNDMKLVSFMRDIYADIPGYQSYKLNTAFYLGGVPLLQNTLSSMFDIPIHHYAMIDFKSFETLIDVLAPNGIEIDVEKDMGGLIDVEIKKGLQQLNGKELLGYARFRSDAEGDFGRVARQQKVIEALKDELLSPKNMVNMPKFVGAAQGYMTTDLTNKDQLATVLKAVSGGTMNVEKMTIPAEGTYKFGSYQHAGSVLEIDVEQNKQLLHDFLNLAE encoded by the coding sequence ATGGAAGAACAAACTAGGCAAACACGCCACCATAAAAAGAAGAAGTTCCGTACAGGACGCTTTATCTTTACCGTCCTCCTTATACTAATTATTAGCTTATTAGGCTACAGCTATTGGCAATTTAAAGAAGGGCAAGAGCTAGCCACAGACACGAAAATCCCAGTAGAAAACTTTGACCCAGATGAAAAACACCCAACGATTGAAAACTATTTAATTTTAGGAGTCGATACACGCGGAGAAGAAAAATCACGCTCAGATACGATGATGATGCTCTCATGGAACCGTGAAACGAATGATATGAAACTTGTATCGTTTATGCGTGATATTTATGCGGATATTCCAGGCTACCAATCCTACAAACTGAATACAGCGTTTTATTTAGGTGGGGTACCGCTTTTACAAAATACGTTGAGCTCGATGTTTGATATTCCGATCCATCATTATGCGATGATTGATTTTAAAAGCTTTGAAACACTAATCGACGTATTAGCACCAAACGGCATTGAAATCGACGTAGAAAAGGATATGGGCGGACTTATAGATGTGGAGATAAAAAAAGGCTTACAACAGTTAAATGGTAAGGAGCTTCTTGGTTATGCGCGCTTCCGCTCTGATGCAGAAGGAGATTTCGGCCGCGTAGCGCGTCAACAAAAGGTGATTGAAGCCTTAAAGGATGAATTACTCTCACCAAAAAACATGGTCAACATGCCGAAATTCGTAGGGGCTGCACAAGGGTATATGACAACAGACTTAACGAATAAAGATCAGCTTGCCACCGTTTTAAAAGCAGTTTCCGGCGGTACAATGAATGTCGAGAAAATGACGATCCCAGCTGAAGGAACTTACAAATTTGGTAGTTACCAACATGCAGGTTCAGTACTTGAAATCGACGTTGAACAAAATAAGCAACTTCTGCACGATTTTTTAAATTTAGCCGAGTAA
- a CDS encoding MFS transporter, whose translation MKQNSKGSMLVILVAIFLVSINLRPTVTSVGPILSTISDALNVSSTQMSLLTSIPVFCMGLFAPLAVPLQKKYGYKWSITLLLALIGVATAARIIFSSYGALLVTSFLAGFAIAIISPMINAFIKEKFPTNMAPVIGIYSFAIGFGATLSSGFTGIFYESFEGNWALALGVWGALAVVAMISWGVAVDSGQAKLNTDESTEPARNPWKNKLAWTILIYFGLQTSLFFSLTTWLVSIAEEMGMSLLTAGSVLTLMTIVQLIGNLVIPSMIIKYPNRMTWLHGLIFIGLAGSVLFFIDATWAIWTGAVVYGAVLSGLFPIGLMLPLDEAINNQEANEWSSMVLSGGFMMSAILPLVIGYVFDITGEHFMTKVIFVILFVLMSISILVMQKMKKSV comes from the coding sequence ATGAAACAAAATAGTAAAGGAAGCATGCTAGTAATCTTAGTTGCGATTTTCCTTGTATCAATTAACCTCCGTCCTACTGTGACGTCTGTTGGCCCGATTTTATCGACAATTAGTGACGCACTCAACGTGTCAAGCACACAGATGAGCTTACTGACATCGATTCCGGTGTTCTGTATGGGGTTATTTGCACCCCTAGCAGTCCCACTTCAAAAGAAATATGGTTATAAATGGTCCATTACGCTTTTACTTGCATTAATTGGTGTGGCAACCGCTGCAAGAATCATCTTCTCTAGCTATGGCGCACTCCTTGTGACAAGCTTTTTAGCGGGTTTTGCGATTGCGATTATTAGCCCAATGATCAATGCGTTTATTAAAGAAAAGTTTCCAACAAACATGGCACCTGTCATTGGGATCTACTCATTTGCAATCGGCTTTGGTGCGACATTAAGCTCTGGCTTTACGGGCATTTTTTACGAAAGCTTTGAAGGGAACTGGGCATTAGCACTTGGCGTATGGGGAGCACTCGCAGTTGTGGCAATGATAAGCTGGGGTGTTGCAGTTGACTCAGGACAAGCCAAACTCAATACCGACGAATCTACAGAACCTGCACGGAATCCTTGGAAAAATAAACTTGCTTGGACCATTTTAATTTACTTTGGGTTACAAACATCATTATTTTTCAGCTTAACAACGTGGTTAGTATCGATTGCTGAAGAAATGGGTATGAGCTTACTCACTGCAGGCTCGGTATTAACCTTAATGACGATTGTGCAATTAATAGGGAACCTTGTCATTCCATCAATGATCATTAAATATCCGAATCGCATGACCTGGCTACATGGGTTAATCTTTATTGGATTGGCGGGTTCAGTGTTGTTCTTCATCGATGCGACGTGGGCTATTTGGACAGGCGCGGTCGTTTATGGTGCCGTGTTAAGTGGTTTGTTCCCGATTGGCCTAATGCTACCGTTAGATGAGGCAATAAATAATCAAGAAGCAAATGAATGGAGCTCAATGGTTCTTTCAGGTGGCTTTATGATGAGTGCGATTTTACCGCTTGTCATTGGTTATGTATTTGACATTACGGGAGAACACTTCATGACGAAGGTCATTTTCGTGATTTTATTCGTTCTGATGTCAATTTCGATTCTCGTAATGCAAAAAATGAAGAAATCCGTATAA
- a CDS encoding helix-turn-helix transcriptional regulator — translation METLGIRIKRLRKQKKLTQSELAADRLTKGMLSLIENDKARPSMDSLRFIAHQLHVDVGFLLDDGTLTMLRNLYLEIEDDMERRKMIRDPDELQSLTVKMIEKIEPHLAQIQGTNYEQIRLREVYFLMNRTINKAKSLDEYWKFIEQYEAIHAYSRMLRCYFYLCSAAIEQRNYTETLAILKQGEEHILPYELMIDPIVRLELYYNLTISYSAVDDVAMSNYYLQKALDMAKKKQIFYRMDRFYELLFMQSVANKEFEKSKTYIEKLSLLSQFADDPTITILYVSNYLHYLNNVEMQFETVSPTIERAKAKLHTSLFLFKNPIFVGEQMYAQYQLQNYEQVIEIGTNFAIPTYLHHPIDLAKYYRFFAVRALSYYHMQDKVAAKRDIIYAKNGVEDYPETIYKTFIYEAFNKIFN, via the coding sequence TTGGAGACTTTAGGAATACGTATTAAACGGCTTAGAAAACAAAAGAAATTAACACAAAGTGAACTTGCAGCAGACCGTTTAACTAAAGGAATGCTTAGTTTAATCGAAAATGATAAAGCCAGGCCTTCGATGGATAGTCTACGCTTTATTGCCCACCAATTACATGTAGATGTGGGATTTTTATTAGATGATGGGACTTTAACGATGCTTCGCAATTTGTATTTAGAGATAGAGGATGATATGGAGCGTCGAAAAATGATCCGTGACCCAGATGAATTACAGTCATTAACGGTGAAAATGATTGAAAAAATCGAACCGCACTTGGCGCAAATTCAAGGGACCAATTATGAGCAAATTAGATTGCGTGAAGTCTATTTTTTAATGAATCGTACGATTAATAAAGCGAAATCACTCGACGAATATTGGAAATTTATCGAGCAATACGAGGCAATCCATGCATATAGCCGTATGCTACGCTGTTACTTTTATCTCTGTTCAGCAGCAATCGAGCAGCGTAATTATACTGAAACCCTTGCAATTTTAAAGCAAGGTGAGGAGCATATCCTGCCTTATGAGCTCATGATTGATCCAATCGTCAGGCTTGAATTGTACTACAATTTAACGATTTCTTATTCAGCCGTAGATGATGTTGCGATGTCAAACTACTATTTACAAAAAGCACTAGATATGGCAAAGAAAAAGCAAATTTTTTATCGGATGGACCGATTTTATGAATTATTATTTATGCAGTCCGTTGCGAATAAGGAATTTGAGAAAAGTAAAACCTATATCGAAAAATTGAGCTTACTTTCACAATTTGCGGATGATCCAACAATTACGATTTTATATGTTTCGAATTACCTGCACTATTTAAATAATGTCGAAATGCAATTTGAAACGGTGAGCCCTACGATTGAGCGTGCAAAAGCAAAGCTGCATACAAGCCTATTTCTATTTAAAAATCCGATTTTTGTCGGCGAACAAATGTATGCACAGTATCAATTACAAAACTATGAACAGGTCATTGAAATTGGGACAAATTTTGCGATTCCGACATACTTACATCACCCAATCGATTTAGCAAAATACTATCGCTTTTTTGCTGTCCGCGCACTGTCTTACTACCACATGCAAGACAAAGTGGCGGCTAAGCGGGATATTATTTATGCGAAAAACGGGGTAGAGGATTACCCAGAAACCATTTATAAAACGTTTATTTATGAAGCATTTAATAAAATCTTTAATTAA
- a CDS encoding alpha/beta hydrolase codes for MLHYTKVFSCHQKEWLVFLHGLGGKSTLFYKQADFFSKHYNLVFIDLPGHGDSTGLPAKYYEATQIVPKITEVLDKLKISSAHFLTFSVGTIIGNELMLQASHYIRTMTLAGPVLKFNSWSKFLIQSAWQLRSLAPYMVFYKIFAYLIMPKNSHAKSRFYFVREAANLGRKEFIKWTYLLKNANKPYEQLKQQPTTIPMLYLIGKEDHLFLVEAKKAAASNPYATLHIIDECGHVCVIEKSAACNEAVHTFIQHNNLYKKASSL; via the coding sequence ATGCTACATTATACAAAAGTTTTTTCATGCCATCAAAAAGAATGGTTAGTATTTTTACATGGGTTAGGTGGTAAAAGTACACTTTTTTACAAGCAAGCCGATTTTTTTTCAAAGCACTATAATTTAGTATTTATTGATTTGCCTGGACATGGTGATTCAACGGGACTACCCGCAAAATATTACGAAGCCACACAGATCGTCCCTAAAATCACAGAAGTGTTAGACAAGCTAAAGATTTCAAGTGCACATTTTTTAACATTTTCTGTAGGTACCATCATTGGTAATGAACTGATGCTTCAGGCATCCCACTATATACGAACAATGACATTAGCTGGACCTGTACTGAAGTTTAATTCTTGGTCAAAATTCTTAATTCAAAGTGCTTGGCAACTACGAAGCCTTGCACCCTATATGGTTTTTTATAAAATTTTTGCCTACCTCATTATGCCGAAAAACTCGCATGCAAAGTCTCGTTTTTATTTTGTACGTGAGGCCGCAAATTTAGGTCGTAAGGAGTTTATTAAATGGACGTATTTATTAAAAAATGCGAATAAACCCTACGAGCAATTGAAGCAACAGCCGACTACTATTCCAATGCTCTATCTAATCGGCAAAGAGGATCATTTATTTTTAGTAGAAGCAAAAAAGGCTGCAGCATCAAATCCCTATGCAACGCTTCATATCATTGATGAATGTGGACATGTTTGTGTCATCGAAAAAAGTGCAGCATGTAACGAAGCCGTTCACACATTTATTCAACATAACAATCTTTATAAAAAAGCTAGTTCTCTATAA
- a CDS encoding AI-2E family transporter: protein MEKDKETERNKLLPQEKSNFFSTHFIRFLGGKNLLFLLVIILLVGCIIFMYDRISFIFEPLHVLFEMIILPGVLGAILYYLLRPPLKLLLRWKIPRALAILILYLIVITLIVLLVILVFPFLRDQFTNLVQEFPVVLMTLANDLLAFLNNSHFNEYFEKINFDYNQILTDFTSSFITTVKDTLTAVATGVASGITGFVSAVTGFVLSLVIVPFITFYLLYEGEKMPRFILRLFPPRMRERIGEVLHDMDKQISSYIQGQILVSFCIGLMMTIGFLIIGMPYALLLGFLAMITSVVPYLGPAIAATPAAFIAIVNSPWLLVKLAIVWTIVQLIEGKFISPQIMGKSLSIHPITIIFVLLTSGALFGVPGVVLGLPGYALLKVLVTHVYRLFKERYNRYQMDETNLYEDKK, encoded by the coding sequence TTGGAAAAAGATAAAGAAACTGAAAGAAATAAGCTTTTACCACAAGAAAAATCGAATTTTTTCTCCACGCACTTCATACGCTTTTTGGGTGGGAAAAATTTATTATTCTTACTTGTGATCATCCTTCTTGTTGGATGCATCATCTTTATGTACGATCGAATTTCATTTATCTTTGAGCCATTACATGTCCTATTTGAAATGATTATTTTGCCAGGCGTATTAGGTGCTATTTTGTATTATTTACTTCGTCCACCACTAAAATTATTATTACGCTGGAAGATTCCGCGTGCATTGGCCATTTTGATTTTATACCTAATTGTTATTACGCTTATTGTACTGCTTGTCATTCTAGTATTCCCGTTCTTACGTGATCAATTTACAAACTTAGTTCAGGAATTTCCAGTCGTATTAATGACATTAGCCAATGACTTGCTGGCATTTTTAAACAATTCTCATTTTAATGAGTATTTTGAAAAAATCAACTTTGACTACAATCAAATTTTAACGGACTTTACATCAAGTTTTATTACGACGGTTAAAGATACGTTAACAGCGGTCGCGACTGGTGTTGCGTCAGGGATTACCGGTTTTGTATCGGCAGTTACTGGCTTCGTGCTGTCACTTGTGATAGTTCCGTTTATTACGTTTTATTTATTGTATGAAGGCGAAAAAATGCCGCGCTTCATTTTACGCCTATTCCCACCGCGCATGCGTGAGCGAATTGGTGAAGTATTACACGATATGGACAAGCAAATTAGCTCATATATTCAAGGGCAAATTTTAGTTTCATTTTGTATCGGACTAATGATGACAATTGGCTTCTTAATCATTGGGATGCCCTATGCGCTGTTACTTGGCTTCCTTGCAATGATTACGAGCGTTGTCCCATACTTAGGACCAGCGATTGCTGCGACACCTGCTGCGTTTATTGCCATCGTAAACTCGCCGTGGTTACTTGTAAAGCTTGCAATCGTTTGGACCATTGTTCAATTGATCGAAGGGAAGTTCATTTCGCCACAAATTATGGGGAAATCACTGAGCATTCACCCGATTACGATTATTTTCGTGTTACTGACGTCAGGTGCGTTATTCGGTGTTCCAGGGGTTGTGCTAGGTCTACCAGGCTATGCACTTCTTAAAGTACTCGTGACACATGTGTATCGTCTGTTTAAAGAGCGTTACAACCGCTACCAAATGGATGAAACGAATCTGTATGAGGATAAAAAATAA
- a CDS encoding serine hydrolase domain-containing protein — translation MMKYFVEIISQIILHTTKRTIADILQKEVFSPLGFKETNWYNTFDETFVEVIGKDTNPHWSASQIIDGSKMNMYASAREFAKWGLVHLNEGNHDGRQLFDPEIIRIATKIQSPQYSNQDLPENGIFWFVKGTQASKSEIGEAVPNGAYQILGYTTVTLLVIPSEKIVAVRMFNSYGNPKGYDYLRDVKDFGNVIVQCLK, via the coding sequence ATGATGAAATACTTCGTTGAGATCATCTCTCAAATCATTCTACATACAACAAAACGCACGATTGCAGACATACTTCAAAAAGAAGTATTTTCACCACTAGGCTTTAAAGAAACGAATTGGTACAACACATTTGATGAAACATTTGTCGAAGTAATAGGGAAAGATACGAATCCACATTGGTCAGCTTCTCAGATTATAGATGGTAGCAAAATGAATATGTATGCTTCCGCAAGAGAATTTGCAAAATGGGGCTTAGTTCATTTAAACGAGGGAAATCATGACGGAAGACAATTATTTGATCCTGAAATTATCAGAATAGCGACTAAGATACAGAGTCCGCAATATTCAAATCAAGACCTTCCTGAAAACGGAATTTTCTGGTTCGTAAAAGGGACTCAGGCAAGTAAGTCAGAAATTGGTGAAGCTGTTCCAAACGGAGCATATCAAATACTCGGCTACACAACAGTTACATTACTAGTAATCCCAAGTGAAAAAATCGTTGCAGTTCGTATGTTTAATAGCTACGGTAATCCAAAAGGTTATGATTATTTACGAGATGTAAAAGACTTTGGGAATGTCATTGTTCAGTGTTTAAAGTAG
- a CDS encoding sporulation protein gives MLRLTTVEENGVKVETVIEKTELVEGESLTGTVYITADDEETEIIDFISLKVLCQQPNGEQPVIAKYSFQLVGSIHSKDAEMVPFELIPDDRWICNEDERLIFQTTVVFLEGTEVEEVGVISYRMD, from the coding sequence ATGTTAAGGTTAACGACAGTAGAAGAAAATGGTGTGAAGGTAGAAACCGTCATTGAGAAGACCGAGCTTGTTGAAGGCGAGTCATTGACTGGGACGGTTTATATTACAGCGGACGATGAGGAGACGGAGATCATTGATTTCATTTCGTTAAAGGTATTGTGTCAGCAACCAAACGGGGAACAACCCGTTATTGCCAAATATTCATTCCAATTAGTCGGGAGTATTCACTCAAAGGACGCGGAAATGGTTCCGTTTGAATTAATTCCGGACGATCGCTGGATTTGTAATGAGGATGAACGATTAATCTTTCAAACAACGGTCGTATTTTTAGAGGGCACAGAAGTCGAGGAAGTTGGCGTTATTTCATATCGGATGGATTGA
- a CDS encoding aminotransferase class I/II-fold pyridoxal phosphate-dependent enzyme, whose amino-acid sequence MNIQPSKKMSLFAPAIFGDLKNHAKLQQQKGMELIDLSLGSPDIPPAENLRQKMSELTALSSSYGYTLTGIQTFNEAVCRYYKRVNGVELTPETEVVQTIGSQEGLVHLPVAFCDPGDIVLTTNPAYVAYDAGIHLSGATPYYMPLTKENNYLPDLKAVPEDVLHKAKLLILNLPGNPVPAMPSLAYFEEVVAFAKKYNIIVLHDAAYSEFYFTGDAPISFLATPGAKEVGLEINSLSKSFSLAGTRVAYIVGNAELVAIMKQLKSNLDFGIFEPIQQVAALALDNAEVVTAELRKTFSARHRTLMDGLQSIGWEVAPSDGGMFVWAKYPQDMNCIDFAFKAIEETGVVMVPGTVFGTAGEGYMRLALVQSVETLQKAVDRLATL is encoded by the coding sequence TTGAATATCCAACCATCTAAAAAAATGTCTCTATTTGCACCAGCAATCTTCGGAGATTTAAAAAACCACGCAAAACTACAGCAGCAAAAAGGAATGGAATTAATCGACTTAAGTCTAGGTAGTCCCGATATTCCTCCTGCAGAAAACTTACGCCAAAAGATGTCTGAGTTAACAGCGTTATCTTCTTCTTACGGCTATACATTAACGGGTATTCAAACATTTAACGAAGCGGTATGTCGCTACTATAAACGTGTTAACGGTGTCGAGTTAACACCAGAAACAGAAGTTGTCCAAACAATCGGGTCACAAGAAGGCTTAGTGCACTTGCCTGTAGCTTTCTGCGATCCTGGAGACATTGTCTTAACAACAAACCCCGCATATGTAGCCTATGATGCAGGCATTCACTTATCGGGTGCAACACCTTACTACATGCCTTTAACAAAAGAAAATAACTATTTACCAGATTTAAAGGCCGTTCCGGAAGACGTACTACATAAGGCGAAGCTACTTATTTTAAACTTGCCAGGGAATCCGGTGCCAGCTATGCCATCACTTGCCTACTTTGAAGAAGTGGTCGCATTCGCGAAAAAATATAACATCATCGTATTACATGATGCAGCGTATTCAGAATTTTACTTTACGGGTGATGCGCCGATTAGCTTCTTAGCAACACCAGGTGCGAAAGAAGTTGGGTTAGAAATTAACTCCTTATCAAAAAGCTTCAGCTTAGCGGGTACGCGTGTTGCCTATATCGTAGGGAATGCAGAACTTGTAGCCATTATGAAGCAATTAAAATCAAACTTAGACTTCGGTATTTTCGAGCCGATTCAACAAGTGGCAGCACTTGCACTCGATAATGCAGAAGTGGTAACGGCAGAACTGCGTAAAACGTTCTCAGCGCGTCATAGAACGTTAATGGACGGTTTACAGTCGATTGGATGGGAAGTCGCACCAAGTGACGGTGGGATGTTCGTGTGGGCCAAATACCCACAAGACATGAACTGTATCGACTTTGCCTTTAAAGCGATTGAAGAAACAGGCGTTGTTATGGTACCAGGTACTGTATTTGGTACTGCGGGTGAAGGCTATATGCGCTTAGCATTAGTACAATCAGTTGAAACGTTACAAAAAGCGGTAGACCGTTTAGCAACATTATAA
- the msrA gene encoding peptide-methionine (S)-S-oxide reductase MsrA codes for MEKATFAGGCFWCMVKPFAEWDGIHKVTSGYMGGHLDNPTYEDVKRGDSGHVEVVQIEFDPQVFSYERLLEIYWMQIDPTDAGGQFHDRGESYKTVIFTHNEVQNKAAKISKEQLAASGRFKKPIVTEIQDAPTFWPAEDYHQDYYKKEEAHYKEDRAKSGRDEFVDSHWK; via the coding sequence ATGGAAAAGGCAACATTTGCGGGTGGCTGTTTTTGGTGTATGGTAAAACCGTTTGCAGAATGGGACGGTATACATAAAGTGACAAGTGGCTATATGGGTGGACATCTTGATAATCCTACCTATGAAGATGTAAAGCGCGGTGATTCTGGGCATGTAGAGGTAGTTCAAATTGAATTTGACCCTCAAGTGTTTAGTTATGAGCGCTTACTTGAAATCTACTGGATGCAAATCGATCCTACTGATGCAGGTGGTCAGTTCCACGACCGCGGTGAATCATACAAGACCGTGATTTTCACACATAATGAAGTACAAAACAAAGCAGCTAAAATTTCTAAGGAGCAACTTGCAGCAAGTGGTCGCTTTAAAAAGCCGATTGTTACAGAAATTCAAGATGCCCCTACATTTTGGCCAGCAGAAGACTATCATCAGGATTATTATAAAAAAGAAGAAGCACATTACAAAGAAGACCGCGCGAAATCTGGGCGCGATGAATTTGTCGACTCCCATTGGAAATAA
- a CDS encoding serine hydrolase — MNNNVIDAVEKTYQTLNCTGAALIFYQNNDLKIEKYWGNHSAKGNSRAIQADTKFHLASCRKSYIAYAVAYALHKDFLRSLDDEILR; from the coding sequence TTGAATAACAATGTAATAGACGCAGTTGAAAAAACATATCAAACGTTGAATTGCACTGGGGCAGCACTCATTTTTTATCAAAATAATGACTTGAAAATCGAAAAATATTGGGGAAATCACAGTGCGAAAGGGAACTCACGTGCGATTCAGGCGGATACGAAGTTCCATCTCGCATCATGCCGGAAAAGCTATATCGCTTATGCTGTGGCGTATGCATTACATAAGGATTTTCTCCGTTCACTTGATGATGAAATACTTCGTTGA
- the recQ gene encoding DNA helicase RecQ — MNTQALQHLKTYFGYDTFRPGQTQIIDSVLDNKDTLVIMPTGGGKSLCYQIPALCLEGTTLVISPLISLMKDQVDMLTSSGIPAAFINSSLSFDEVQDVMYGVRSGKIKLLYIAPERLENERFCMELAQIKVPLLAIDEAHCISQWGHDFRPSYRTIQGLSNLWAQKPTVIALTATATEEVSADIQQLLAIDTENTFITGFARENLAFSVLLGENKEAYVKQYVKANANEAGIIYASTRKSVEAVYDMLSRSGVAVAKYHGGMFEEDRTYEQNRFLNDEVQVMVATNAFGMGINKTNVRYVLHYNMPRNMESYYQEAGRAGRDGLESECILLYASSDEQTQRFLIDQAQDRSRIPLELEKLHKMIDYCHTERCLQSYVIDYFGDANHPKCGKCANCTDERPQQDVTTDAQKVLSCIVRMGQKFGKQLTAAVLAGSRSKKVTDFNFQKLPTYGILRSMNAKEIANFIEFLIAEKLIIVNNGQFPTLAISDLGKEVLLGKHTVQRKQARIIKAQVEANDPLFEVLRQIRKEIADREKVPPFVVFSDKSLKDMCLRMPKNSTQFLEVSGVGESKLEKYGKTFIDAIIANS; from the coding sequence ATGAATACACAAGCATTACAACATTTAAAAACGTATTTTGGTTATGACACATTTCGCCCTGGCCAAACACAAATTATTGATAGCGTCCTAGACAACAAAGATACGCTCGTCATTATGCCAACTGGTGGCGGTAAGTCACTATGCTATCAAATTCCGGCACTGTGCTTAGAAGGTACGACACTTGTAATTTCTCCATTGATTTCACTTATGAAAGATCAAGTAGATATGCTCACAAGTAGCGGGATTCCAGCAGCATTTATTAATAGTTCACTAAGCTTTGATGAAGTACAAGATGTCATGTATGGCGTACGTAGTGGCAAAATTAAACTATTATACATCGCACCGGAACGTTTAGAAAACGAGCGCTTTTGTATGGAGCTCGCTCAGATTAAAGTACCGCTTCTTGCAATCGACGAAGCGCACTGCATTTCACAATGGGGCCATGATTTCCGCCCAAGCTATCGGACGATTCAAGGGTTGTCTAATTTATGGGCACAAAAACCGACTGTTATTGCGTTAACAGCAACCGCAACAGAAGAAGTAAGCGCTGATATTCAGCAGCTCCTTGCAATTGATACAGAAAACACCTTCATTACAGGCTTTGCACGTGAGAATTTAGCATTTTCCGTACTGCTTGGTGAAAACAAAGAAGCGTATGTCAAACAATATGTAAAAGCCAATGCCAATGAGGCAGGTATTATTTATGCATCCACACGAAAATCTGTTGAAGCCGTTTATGACATGCTTTCTCGTTCGGGGGTAGCCGTTGCTAAGTACCACGGAGGGATGTTTGAAGAAGACCGTACATACGAGCAAAATCGCTTCTTAAACGATGAAGTGCAAGTAATGGTCGCAACGAACGCCTTTGGGATGGGCATTAACAAAACGAATGTGCGCTATGTGCTGCATTATAATATGCCGCGCAATATGGAAAGCTATTATCAAGAAGCAGGCCGTGCTGGGCGAGACGGCTTAGAAAGCGAATGTATTTTACTGTATGCCTCATCAGATGAGCAAACACAGCGTTTTTTAATCGATCAAGCACAAGACCGCTCGCGTATCCCATTAGAGCTTGAAAAATTGCATAAAATGATTGATTACTGCCATACTGAGCGCTGCTTACAAAGCTACGTCATCGATTACTTTGGTGATGCGAATCATCCGAAGTGTGGGAAGTGTGCCAACTGTACCGATGAACGCCCGCAGCAAGACGTTACAACCGATGCACAAAAGGTATTATCATGCATCGTACGCATGGGCCAAAAATTCGGAAAACAATTGACGGCTGCAGTACTCGCAGGTTCACGTAGTAAAAAGGTAACCGACTTTAATTTTCAAAAGCTCCCGACTTACGGCATCCTACGTTCAATGAATGCCAAGGAAATTGCCAACTTCATTGAGTTTTTAATCGCAGAAAAGCTCATCATCGTCAATAACGGTCAGTTTCCGACGTTAGCAATTTCAGATTTAGGCAAGGAAGTCTTATTAGGTAAGCATACGGTGCAGCGTAAACAGGCACGTATTATTAAAGCCCAGGTAGAAGCAAACGATCCACTGTTTGAAGTACTACGCCAAATCCGTAAAGAAATTGCAGACCGAGAAAAGGTACCACCATTTGTTGTCTTCTCGGATAAGTCATTAAAAGATATGTGTCTCCGCATGCCTAAGAATAGCACGCAATTTTTAGAGGTAAGCGGTGTGGGGGAAAGCAAGCTCGAAAAATATGGTAAGACATTTATAGATGCGATTATTGCGAATTCGTAA